From a region of the Mycobacterium sp. SMC-8 genome:
- a CDS encoding VOC family protein: MDPRLEMLAASSFDNVYHLGHVVPDLLTGMESLAGGMQITWAPPFEMRSGFTRPDGSADDQTVRLAFSTSGPPYLELIEVVAAADSIFAEPKLGGLHHVGYYAQRWRDDVARLQDDGWVLERTGAGVAFLRDPRTGLRVEVVSFKGRDFLSRVLSGEMARQFPLTNSAPPAERR, encoded by the coding sequence ATGGACCCGAGACTCGAGATGCTTGCCGCGTCGTCCTTCGACAACGTCTACCACCTCGGCCACGTCGTTCCTGATCTGCTGACGGGTATGGAGTCGCTCGCCGGCGGCATGCAGATCACGTGGGCTCCGCCGTTCGAGATGCGCAGCGGCTTCACCCGTCCGGACGGGTCCGCCGACGACCAGACCGTGCGCCTCGCGTTCTCCACCTCCGGTCCGCCGTACTTGGAGCTGATCGAGGTCGTCGCCGCCGCGGACTCGATCTTCGCCGAACCGAAGCTCGGCGGCCTGCACCACGTCGGCTACTACGCCCAGCGCTGGCGTGATGACGTCGCGCGGCTGCAGGACGACGGCTGGGTGTTGGAGCGCACGGGTGCCGGCGTCGCCTTCCTGCGCGACCCGCGCACTGGGCTCCGTGTGGAGGTGGTGAGCTTTAAGGGCCGCGACTTCCTGAGCCGGGTGCTCAGCGGTGAGATGGCCAGACAATTTCCCCTGACAAACTCGGCTCCCCCCGCTGAGCGCCGATGA